Proteins found in one Zea mays cultivar B73 chromosome 1, Zm-B73-REFERENCE-NAM-5.0, whole genome shotgun sequence genomic segment:
- the LOC100381770 gene encoding uncharacterized protein LOC100381770 yields MLASDSPITPCDFFHATFIAPMWPPSHQRHDASCEEDDLYGYGGIVNEWGTIGLLLLEAAAERIVGDGALETWGVADKATRVKLCMLGVPVGVQREGDHTRCTTRNVFEERQLHSHLHRVAVAALSIQVPPTPP; encoded by the exons ATGCTTGCCTCTGACTCCCCGATTACTCCATGCGACTTCTTCCATGCAACATTCATCGCCCCTATGTGGCCTCCCAGTCACCAGCGCCACGACGCCTCTTGTGAAGAGGACGATTTGTACGGGTATGGGGGCATCGTCAATGAGTGGGGCACGATTGGGCTGTTGCTGCTCGAGGCGGCAGCCGAGCGGATTGTCGGGGATGGGGCCCTCGAGACATGGGGTGTCGCGGATAAGGCCACTCGTGTGAAGCTCTGCATGTTGG GTGTCCCTGTGGGGGTCCAGCGCGAGGGAGATCACACGCGCTGCACCACGCGGAACGTGTTCGAGGAGCGCCAGCTCCATAGCCACCTCCATCGTGTCGCCGTGGCTGCCCTCTCCATTCAGGTACCTCCCACGCCACCATGA